The DNA sequence ATGTCGGGATTAGGTAAAAGCCCGCCACGCTGGCCCCCATCCACACTGCCCAGGCAAGTCGGTGGCCGGCGGGGCCCCGCAGCAGCACCAGTGCGGCCAGCCACGCCGCCTGCACGCACAAGACCTGAGGCCCATAGCCGCGGGCTGTGACGGCGTATTCTAAGCTCATGGGCGAAAACTGGAAGAGTAGCGTAGCCAGCGCCGCCACGCGCCACGTGGTAAGGTGTGCTAGCGCCACAACCCCCCCCACCAGCCCCACCAGCCCCAGCCCAAACACGGGCAGGCGCGCCAGCAAGTCGGGGGTGCCCACCGGTGACCAGTGCAGCAACGGCCACACCAACAGGCTGTGAAGCACGTGATTGTTGGGTAGTAGGTAAAAGCCCGCTGCCACGGCCGGGCCCGGCGCCACGAAGTAATCTACCGTGACGAACTCGTCGGGGTTGAACGGTACCTGCCCAGCAAATACGTGCGCAAGGCGGCCACGGCTAGCAATAGGGCCCCGGCGGTCCACTGGGTGGTTGGGTTCTGCCGCCGCCAGCCCGCCGCCAGCGCCCGCCCAGCCCGGCGCGCGTCGCGGGCCAGGCGCTGTCTCTCGTGGCCCGCGGCCTTGCGCCAAAAGCCCAGTCCTAAGGCCCCTGCGGCCAGCAGCCCGAAGGCCACCCCGCGCAGCCAGGCGTAGTCCCAGGCGTTGTGGGCCAGGGGATGGGCGGGCCAGGGGGCAGAGGCCCGCCCGGCGGCGGCATTGGCCGCGTCCAGCGCTGTGGCTAGGGCCCCGTAGGGCACGAATCCGTAGAGCAGCACCAGGTGCAGTCCCACCAGCCCCGCGCCGGCCAACAACAAGAGCAGCAAAAAGCGCATACTGGTGGCGGGCCTACGCGGGCCCCGCGCCGGCCGCGGGGCCCTGGAAATACTGGTCGAACGCGTTGCCGGCCTCCTCGTCGGCGATGCTGCTGAAGAGGAAGCCGGCCAGGGTTTTGGGGTAGAAGAAGGTGGACTTGGCCGGCATCACAGCCCCGGAGTGGCACACGGCCTCCACCTCGGCCATCGTCACCTCGTTCACGATGAGCGCGGCGCGGGCCTCGCCGCGGTCCACCCGTTGGAGGCACTCAGCGAAGCTGCGCACGTAGGCCGCGCCCGGCCAGGCGCGTTGCGCGTTGGGGCCCCGCAAGCCCAGGGTTTTCTCCAGCACGAAGAAATGCAGCACCGTGAGGTCCAGGCCTTTCACCTCGGCCGTCGTGTCCCAGTCCAGTTGCGCGTGCGCTTCCGGCCGCAGGCGGATTTTGTAGGCCTGCCCGCCTAAGTACAGCCCGAAGGCCCAGCGCTTACCGGCAATTACCTCGGGTAAGTCCGTGGCTTCCTCCAGCGGCAGCACCGTGAAGTAGGGCCCCAGGCGGGCCAGAAACTCGGCGTTGGTCAGCGCGCCGCCGCCGGGGCCCCCGGGCAGTTCCAGCAGCAGGCGGTGGGTGGGCAGGATGCGCAGGTCGTCGCTGGCCGCGTTGGTGAGGTACATGAGGTGGTAGTTCCAGGGCTCGCGGCCGGTGGCGGCGGGCCCGGCCTGGGCCTGGCGGGCGTGGCGGTGGGCCAGTGAGCCCTCGTAGCGGTGGTGGCCGTCGGCCAGAATCACCTCACGCCCGGCCAGCACCGCCTGAAACCGCCGAATCACGGCCGCGTCCTGCACCACGGCCAGCACGTCGCGGGCGCCCTGGTAGTCGTCCTCGGTTTGGTAGAGGGGCGATTGCATGGCCTCGTCGAGGTAGGTTTCCAGTTCGAAGGCGTCGTCGCGGTACAGCCCGTGGGTGGCGCTGGTCTGGAACTCGGTGCGGGCCAGCAGGGCGGTGCGGTCGTGCACGCTGGCGGGCAGCGTGTTTTCGTGGCGCAGCACCACGCCCTCGGCCCAGTCGTAGGCCCGGATGTGGCACATGAAGCCCTTGCGGCAGTATTCGCGGGCGCTGCCCGGTAGCCGGAAGTACTGGTAGTAGGCGTAGATGCCGGGCAGCGCGTCCTGCCGGAGCACGCCCTCGGCTTCCCAGCGCCGCAGCGTGGCCAGGGCCGCGCCGGCCGGGTCGTCGCCCTGCGGTACGGCCAAGTGAATGGAGTTGAGTGGGTTGTGGTAGAGCGCCGCCCGCTGCCGGGCCGATACCACGTCAAATAGCGGCGACGCGTAATTGCCAATGTCGGCGCCTAGGGCCGGGGCGTAGCGCCAGCCGCGCAAGGGTTGGATTTCAGCCAATGGAATTCATTTCAGTTAACAGTTATCATTTAACACGCAACGTTCACCATTCGGCGGCCGCCGGAGCAACGGCTTCGGGAAGCAAAACCGGATTAATCAACCACGAGCCCACCCCCAAATACAGCTGCTTGCCAAGCGCTTGTTAAATGATAAATGATAGTTGCTGTACTCATCGCGCAGTAGAGTCCGGGGCTTGCCCCCGCCCGTCGTTGCACAATTGGCGCGCGGTTCGCGCAACGGCGGGCGGGGGCAACCCCCGCACCCTACTGCTTTTTCGCAAATTACTTCGCGACGAGTATAAATGAATTCACGGGGCCAGGCGCGAGATTTTCCAGGCCCCGTCCACGAGGTCGTACACCAGGCGGTCGTGCAGGCGGCTGGGGCGGCCCTGCCAGAACTCGATGCGGTGCGGGCGCAGGATGTAGCCGCCCCAGTGCGGCGGGCGCGGCAGCGGGTCCTGGCCGGTAAATTCGGCCTCCACGGCCTGCTCGCGGGCCTCTAAGGCTTCGCGGCTGCCGATGACCTGGCTTTGGGGCGAGGCCCAGGCCCCGAGCTGGCTGCTGCGTGGGCGGCTCTGGAAGTAGGCGGTCGACATGCTTTCCGGCGCTTTTTCTATGCGGCCCTCCACGCGCACCTGGCGCTCCAGGCCGGGCCAGAAAAAGCTGATGGCGGCCAGCGGCTGGCCGGCCAGTTCGCGGCCCTTGCGCGAGTTGTAGTTGGTGTAAAACAAAAAGCCAGCGTCGTCGGGCAGGCCCTTGAGCAGCACCACGCGGGCGCTGGGCTGGCCGGTGGCCGCGTCCACGGTGCTCAGGGTGAGGGCGCTGGGCTCGTCGAGGCGGGCGGCCACGGCCTCGTCGAGCCAGGTGCGGAACTGGCGCACGGCGTCGGGCTGGACATCGGCCTCGGCCAGGGTGCGCTGGGTGTACGATTGGCGCAGGTCGGCAAGCTCTTGGTCGGTCATGTTAGTTAACAGTTAATATTTGTCATTTAATAAAGCGCAGGGCGCGCGGGCCCCCGCCAGCAGTTGGGCCCCACCGCGGCCGCCCCTGCGGCGGAACCTGGCTACCCCGCCGGCGGTTGATTCTTAGCCCGGCAGCCAGTTGCGCCGTAAAAGCGGGCGCAAGGTACTATGGCCGGCCGGGGCCCTACGGCCACCGGTCCGGGCGCTGGGGCCCCGCGCGCGACTAATACCCTGTTAAACGATAAATGTTAACTGTTAATTGAAATGATCCCCGGCACGCTCCTCATCTCGCAGCCCTTCCTGGGCGACCCCAACTTCGAGCGCAGCGTGGTGCTGGTGTGCCGCGACGCGCCCGCCAGCGGTACCTTCGGGCTCGTGCTGAATCGCCCTACTGAGCTGCTGCTCAGTGATGTGCTGACCCTGCCGCTGGGGTTGGCCGGGCCCGCCGCCGCGCTGCCGCTCTTCGCCGGGGGGCCCGTGGAGCCCGACACGCTGCACTACCTGCACCGCCGCCCCGACGTGCCCGGGGCCGCCGCACTGGGCGACGGTGTGTACTGGGGCGGCGAGTTTGCGGTGCTGCTGGAGCTGCTCGGTACCGGGGCCCTGGCAGCGGCCGACGTGCGCCTGTTTGTGGGCTACGCGGGCTGGGGCCCCGGGCAGCTGGCCGCCGAGCGGCAGGCCCGCAGCTGGGTCACGCACCCGGCAAGCGCCGGGAAAGTGTTTACTTTGGCAACGGATGCGTTCTGGCGGGAGATTTTGCGGGAGAAGGGCGGACGCTTCCAGGCCTGGGCCAACTACCCGGTTGACCCACGCTTAAACTGAGCCGCCGTACTTTCGCGTCCCGTACCACCCGCTTTCAACCGCTCCCATTAGCTCCCCCCACCCGGTCCCGCGTTGTGGACCGGTCTTTCCGCCGTTGCGTATGTCAACCGAACAAACCCCCCAGGCCCCGCAGTCGGGCGGCCCCCAGCCCGGGGGCGAGGACCGCATGAGTATTCTCGAACGCCGCCTGGCTGAAATTCAGGCCCAAAACGACGCCGCCCCGGCTCCGGAGCCCGCTTCTAGCGTCGCTCCGGAGCCCGGCACGCCCGAAGCCGTCGCCGCCGCCGAAACCGCCCACCACGTGCCCGACCCCGTGACGGTGGACGGCGCCGACGTATCGGCTCCGCAGGCCCGCGCCGTGGCCCACTACGGCGACGCCGCCCCCGCGCCCGATGCATCGGCCCTGCCCGCCACGGAGTCGGAGGCCGGGGCCCCGGAAGCGGAGGCCACCGCTGCTGCTGAGGCCTCAGCGGCTGAGGCTGCCGCCCCGGCGGCTGAAGCTGAGGCCCCCCACGGCCACACCGTGGAGGAAATTGCCCCGCTGCCCACCGTGGATTTGCACAACGCCGAGGAGTTGCTCGACGCCCCCGAGGGCGTGGCCACGCTGCCTACTTCGTCGGGAACGCCCCTGGGCGACGCCCCCGCCGACCCTGACGCGCTGTCGCTGCCGGAAGTGCCCGCCGTAGGCGCGCAATCCGAAGCCAACGCTGCCGAAGCCGAAGAAGCTCACGCATTGTCAGCGGCCGAAGGGGCCCCCACGGCCGAACCCGCCGCGGAAGTGCCCGCCGCGCCGGTGGCCCTGGAGTCCCCCGACTTCACGGCCCTCGACCTGCCCGCCCAGGCCCAGTACCTGGTGCAGGAGCTGCGGGGCCCCAATGCCCAGCGCAACCGCAAAACCGTGCTCGACCTTGTGCGCCAGTACGAGGCCAACGTGGGCCACGCCCGCTCGGCCGCCCGCCAGAAATTTGCCGAAGGCGGGGCCGATGCCGAAGCCTTTGCCTTCCAGCAGCCCGAGGGCCAGATGGAATTGAACAGGGCGTTGCAAGAATTCCGCGAGGGCCGCGCCAAAAACGCCAAGGCCGAAGACGCCAGCCGCGGCGATAACCTGGCCAAGAAGCAGCAGCTCCTCGACCAGCTCCGCCAGCTGGTGGAAGCCGCCGAAACCAAGGACAGCTCGGCCAAGCTCAAGGCGCTGCAAGGCGAGTGGAAATCCACCGGCCCGGTGCCCCAAACCGACAGCCAGCCCATCTGGGATACCTACCACGGCCTGCTTGATATCTACTACAGCAAGCAGGGCCGCTTCTTGGAGATGAAGGACCTGGACCGCCGCCGCAACCAGGAGGCCAAGGAAAACCTCATCAAGCGCGCCGAAGGCCTGATGGCCCTCACCGGTATCAACAAGGCCCTCGACGAGCTGACCAAACTGCACGAGGACTGGAAGAATATCGGGCCCGTGCCCAACGACCAGCGCGAGCCGCTGTGGCAGCGCTTTATTGCCGCCTCCGACGCCCTGCACCAGCGCCGCAAGGAGTTTTCCGACGGCCGCTCGACTCAGGAGAAAGCCAACCTAGTGGTGAAAAAGGCCCTGCTGGAGCGCATCCAGCCCTTCGCCGAGTTCGACACGGACCGCGTGAACCTGTGGCGCTCGAAAACCGACGAGCTGCAGGAAATCAAGGCTGAGTGGGAAGCCGCCGGTCTCGTGCCCCGCGCCCAGGCCGACGCCCTTAACAAGCAGTACTGGGCCGCCTACAAGGCATTCTTCAACCGCAAGAACGACTTCTTTAAGTCGCTCGACAACGAAAAATCGGCCAACGTGAAGGCCAAGCAGGTCCTCATCGATCAGGCTGAGGAAGCCCAGAACAATCCAGATGCCGAGGCCGCCCGTGCCGTCGTCATGCGCATCCAGAAAGAGTGGAAGGACGTGGGCCGCGTGCCCGACAAGCTGGCCGACAAGCTCTGGCACCGCTTCCGCAACGCCTGCGACGCCGTGTTTGACCGGCCCAAGCACGAGGCCCGCCAGCGCGAAGAGAAGGCCACCGCCTCCTCGGGCGAGCAGCTGGCTTACCTTGACCAGGTGGCCCAGCAAGTGGGGGCCCTCGGCGACGAAAACCCCGGCTCGCTGGAGGGCTTCCGCGCCGTGCTGGCCGACTGGTCGCAGGCCTTCGACGCCACCGGCACTGGTGACCGCAGCGAGGAGCAGCTGCTCGGGCTGCTGGGCCAGTACCTGGCCGCCGTGCCCGGCCTGAGCTACGCCGAGCGCTCCGAGCTCTTGTTTCAGGCCGAAGTGGCCCGCCTCAAGGCGCGGCCCCAGGCGCAGCAGCAGCTTACGCGCAAGGAAATGGCCCTGCGTAAGGAAATCAACGAGCTGGAAAACGACCACGCCACGCTGCAAACCAACCTGGCGTTCTTCGCCCGCTCCAAAAACGCGGCCCAACTGCGCGAGGAGTACGAAGGCCGCATGGCCGAAGGCCAAAAGCGCATCGACGTGCTCAAAAAACAGCTGAAAACGGTGCGCGCCTAAGCACCCGCTACCAGCCGGCCACGCCGCCGGCGGGCGCACCCCGGTGCCGCCCGCCGGCGGCGTTATTGCTTCAGCGCGGCGTGCGCTTGCCGTATTTTAGGTAAGCAGCCATTAGCTTTTAGCGGCTAGCTATTGGCTTATTTTCTGATCAGCAAATTTTTAGTAAGCAGTCAATGCGTGTTTGTTTTTGGCTAATTAATTAGGGGCCTGGCAATGCGCTCCGCGGCAATTTCTCTCGCCTCCGCACGGTAACGCCCGTTTTCCGCATCCTTGATTATGCCCAGGCCCTGGCTTTTTACGTCGAGTGGCTGGGCTTTTGCACCAACTGGGCCGACCGGCTCATCGGGCCCCCCGTGTACCTGCAAGTGGCGCGGGCCGACGTGGTGCTGCACCTCTGCGGCCACCCCACCGACGGGGCCCTAAGCAGCCTGGGCCGGGCCGAGGTGAAAGGCCTGCCAGCCTTTCACTGCAACTTGCTGCGCCAGCCCCCCCTGTTTGCCGCCCCCGTGCTGGCCCGTGCCGCGTGGAGCGAACGGGTGCTGGAAATGACTGTAACCGACTCGTTTGGCAACCGCATTGTGTTCTGCGAGCCCGCTAGCCTGTACGCGTAACCTTTTTTGCTTAGCGCCGTGTTTGGCAAAATGGCTAACCAAACGTACTTTTGCCCCATCGTCTCGCCTCCTTAGCTCAGTTGGTAGAGCTTCTGACTTGTAATCAGAGGGTCGTTGGTTCGAGTCCGACAGGAGGCTCATACTTAGATTACCGGACAGCCCGAAAAGGCCCTTCTCGCGTCGCAGAAGGGGTTTTCCGGGTTTTCCGGGTTTTTTGCGTTTGGTTTGGCATGAGGGCTGCCTTACGCCCTATGCCGGGTGGAACTGGGAAATGTTTTTGAAACAGGTTGGGCGGTGTTGCCCGCCCAATGCCTACGCTGTCGGCAGTACCAGTACCGGTAATGAGCTGTGCAGCAGCACGTGCGCTGTCACGCTGCGGTGAAACAGCGCGCCTAAAAAGCTGCGTGGTCGCGCCACTAGCACCACTGCATCGAATTCGCCGGTGGCAGCTACTTCCAGGATGCCGCCCGCCGGCGAGGCGTGCACTAGGGTGCGGGAAGCCAGCCCGCCGCTCAGGTCCAGGGCCAGCCCGGTGCGTTCCAGTGCCTCGACGGCGGCGGCCGTGCCGGTGGCGGCGCTGCCCTGGTCGGGGGCCACGTGTAACACGGTGAGCGCGGCGGGCAGCGCGCTGAAGAGGTGCCGCACCAGGTCCGCGTGGGGCCCCAGGCTGAAGGGCTCGGCGTCGAGGGCCAGCAGCAGGCGGTGCGGCACGGTGGGCGCGGCGCCCATGGGCACCACCAGCATGGGCTGTGGCGCGGCGCGCAGGATGTCGAGCGCAGCGGTCGAAACTAACTCTTCGGGCGTGTTATCGGTGTCGCGGCGGCCGAGCACCACCAGCGCGGGCTGGTGGCGTGCCAGGGCGGCGGCCACGGCCTCGGCCATCTGGCCGTGGGCCATTTCGGCCGTGGCGGGCGCGGCCAGCCGCTGGGTCAGGCTGGCCAGGGCAAGGTTGATGGTTTCCTGGTTCAGGGTATCGACGCGGCCGCTGAGGTGCTCGGGGTCGAGCAAGGAATCGCGGCGCACATGCAGCAGCACGAGGCGCGCGCCAAGGGCCCTGGCTAGCGCGTCGGCGTAGGCTAGGGCGTGGTCGGCGGGTTGAAAGAAATTGGTGAGTACGAGCAGCGAGAGCGCCATGGCCAGGGCAGGAGGGGGGTGAAACCTGCCCGTAAAGAACCGGGCGCGGGCCGCCGCCGGGGCTACCAAACGTCAGCCCCGCGGCTGATTTTTATCATGGGGTCGGCCTGGTCGGGGCCGGAACCTTGCAGCAGTATTCAGGGGAATGCTACCCGTTGATCAATCAGATTTTGTTTTTTTGACTATGAACGTAACCGTTTTCAGCGCGCTGGCCTTCGAGCAGCCCTTTCTGGACCAGGCCAACGCGGGCCGGCACGCGGTGCAGTACTACGCGCAGTGCCTCACCGACCAGACTGTGCCGCTGGCGCAAGGCGCGGCGGCCGTCAGCGTGTTTGGAAGCGACGACCTGTCGGCCCCGGTGCTGGCGCAGCTCTGGGCGCACGGCGTGCGCTACGTGCTGGTGCGCGCCGCCGGCACCGACCAGGTAGACCTGCCCGCCGCCCACCGGCTGGGCCTGCGCATGGCCCACGTGCCCGACTACTCGCCCCACGCCATTGCCGAGCACGCCGTGGCCCTGCTGCTGGCCCTGGCCCGCCACCTGCGCCGGGCCGACCAGCAGCTGCGGGCTAACGACTTCCGCCTCGATAAGCTCATCGGCTTCGAGCTGCGCGGCAAGACGGTGGGCATCGTGGGGGTGGGGCACATCGGGGCGGTGCTGGCGGGTATTTTGCACGGTTTTGGCTGCCGGCTGCTGGGCCAAGACCTGCGCCCCGACGATGCGCTGCGCCAGCGCTACGGCCTGGAGTACGTGGACCTGCCCACCCTCTGCGCCCAGGCCGACATCGTCAGCCTGCACACGCCCCTTACTGCCGCAACCCAGCACCTGTTTGGCGACGAGCTACTGGGCCAGCTGAAGCCCGGCGCGGTGCTGCTCAACACCGGCCGCGGCGGCGTGCTCGATACCGCAGCTGCCCTGCGCGCATTGGCCAGCGGC is a window from the Hymenobacter nivis genome containing:
- a CDS encoding DUF1015 domain-containing protein, translating into MAEIQPLRGWRYAPALGADIGNYASPLFDVVSARQRAALYHNPLNSIHLAVPQGDDPAGAALATLRRWEAEGVLRQDALPGIYAYYQYFRLPGSAREYCRKGFMCHIRAYDWAEGVVLRHENTLPASVHDRTALLARTEFQTSATHGLYRDDAFELETYLDEAMQSPLYQTEDDYQGARDVLAVVQDAAVIRRFQAVLAGREVILADGHHRYEGSLAHRHARQAQAGPAATGREPWNYHLMYLTNAASDDLRILPTHRLLLELPGGPGGGALTNAEFLARLGPYFTVLPLEEATDLPEVIAGKRWAFGLYLGGQAYKIRLRPEAHAQLDWDTTAEVKGLDLTVLHFFVLEKTLGLRGPNAQRAWPGAAYVRSFAECLQRVDRGEARAALIVNEVTMAEVEAVCHSGAVMPAKSTFFYPKTLAGFLFSSIADEEAGNAFDQYFQGPAAGAGPA
- the pdxH gene encoding pyridoxamine 5'-phosphate oxidase, which gives rise to MTDQELADLRQSYTQRTLAEADVQPDAVRQFRTWLDEAVAARLDEPSALTLSTVDAATGQPSARVVLLKGLPDDAGFLFYTNYNSRKGRELAGQPLAAISFFWPGLERQVRVEGRIEKAPESMSTAYFQSRPRSSQLGAWASPQSQVIGSREALEAREQAVEAEFTGQDPLPRPPHWGGYILRPHRIEFWQGRPSRLHDRLVYDLVDGAWKISRLAP
- a CDS encoding YqgE/AlgH family protein, which encodes MIPGTLLISQPFLGDPNFERSVVLVCRDAPASGTFGLVLNRPTELLLSDVLTLPLGLAGPAAALPLFAGGPVEPDTLHYLHRRPDVPGAAALGDGVYWGGEFAVLLELLGTGALAAADVRLFVGYAGWGPGQLAAERQARSWVTHPASAGKVFTLATDAFWREILREKGGRFQAWANYPVDPRLN
- a CDS encoding DUF349 domain-containing protein, with translation MSTEQTPQAPQSGGPQPGGEDRMSILERRLAEIQAQNDAAPAPEPASSVAPEPGTPEAVAAAETAHHVPDPVTVDGADVSAPQARAVAHYGDAAPAPDASALPATESEAGAPEAEATAAAEASAAEAAAPAAEAEAPHGHTVEEIAPLPTVDLHNAEELLDAPEGVATLPTSSGTPLGDAPADPDALSLPEVPAVGAQSEANAAEAEEAHALSAAEGAPTAEPAAEVPAAPVALESPDFTALDLPAQAQYLVQELRGPNAQRNRKTVLDLVRQYEANVGHARSAARQKFAEGGADAEAFAFQQPEGQMELNRALQEFREGRAKNAKAEDASRGDNLAKKQQLLDQLRQLVEAAETKDSSAKLKALQGEWKSTGPVPQTDSQPIWDTYHGLLDIYYSKQGRFLEMKDLDRRRNQEAKENLIKRAEGLMALTGINKALDELTKLHEDWKNIGPVPNDQREPLWQRFIAASDALHQRRKEFSDGRSTQEKANLVVKKALLERIQPFAEFDTDRVNLWRSKTDELQEIKAEWEAAGLVPRAQADALNKQYWAAYKAFFNRKNDFFKSLDNEKSANVKAKQVLIDQAEEAQNNPDAEAARAVVMRIQKEWKDVGRVPDKLADKLWHRFRNACDAVFDRPKHEARQREEKATASSGEQLAYLDQVAQQVGALGDENPGSLEGFRAVLADWSQAFDATGTGDRSEEQLLGLLGQYLAAVPGLSYAERSELLFQAEVARLKARPQAQQQLTRKEMALRKEINELENDHATLQTNLAFFARSKNAAQLREEYEGRMAEGQKRIDVLKKQLKTVRA
- a CDS encoding glyoxalase superfamily protein, with the translated sequence MAFYVEWLGFCTNWADRLIGPPVYLQVARADVVLHLCGHPTDGALSSLGRAEVKGLPAFHCNLLRQPPLFAAPVLARAAWSERVLEMTVTDSFGNRIVFCEPASLYA
- a CDS encoding universal stress protein, yielding MALSLLVLTNFFQPADHALAYADALARALGARLVLLHVRRDSLLDPEHLSGRVDTLNQETINLALASLTQRLAAPATAEMAHGQMAEAVAAALARHQPALVVLGRRDTDNTPEELVSTAALDILRAAPQPMLVVPMGAAPTVPHRLLLALDAEPFSLGPHADLVRHLFSALPAALTVLHVAPDQGSAATGTAAAVEALERTGLALDLSGGLASRTLVHASPAGGILEVAATGEFDAVVLVARPRSFLGALFHRSVTAHVLLHSSLPVLVLPTA
- a CDS encoding NAD(P)-dependent oxidoreductase, with product MNVTVFSALAFEQPFLDQANAGRHAVQYYAQCLTDQTVPLAQGAAAVSVFGSDDLSAPVLAQLWAHGVRYVLVRAAGTDQVDLPAAHRLGLRMAHVPDYSPHAIAEHAVALLLALARHLRRADQQLRANDFRLDKLIGFELRGKTVGIVGVGHIGAVLAGILHGFGCRLLGQDLRPDDALRQRYGLEYVDLPTLCAQADIVSLHTPLTAATQHLFGDELLGQLKPGAVLLNTGRGGVLDTAAALRALASGQLGYLGLDVYEGEQGLFFADHTRDPLRDATFAKLLTYDNVLMTAHQGYLTREALASLAAAAVAAFDAWGQGQPAAHEL